TGGGTTTCACTGAGTTTTTCCAGTTTCAGCCAGTCGCCGCCCTTGGCCAGCAGCGCGGTGGCTTCAACCTTGTCACGTTCCAGCGACAGCAGTGCATCGCTGACTGGTTCGGGGAATGTGATCAGCGCCAGTGCTTCGTCGCCGGCCTTGTATTCGGGTTTGTCGAGGACGATTTCCACGGTGCCGGGCACCGCCTTGACGCCGTCGCCGGTGACCGAATGACCAGTCGCGCCGAGCACTCGGCCATGCTGATCTTTCAGCGACAGGTTGTAGGTGCCCGGACGATCGAATGCCACGCCGAAGCCTTTGTCTTTCGCCGTCAGTTTGCCTTCGCCGGTGGTCTGGTCTTCCAGACGAACCCAGCTGTAGCTGCTCGGCACCACGGCCTGAGCCTGTTCGCTGCCGCCCTCGTTGGCATAGCTGAACGCGACCTTGTCACCGACTGCGCTGAAACGCTGCGGCGCAGTCAGACGGAAGCTGGCGGCGCCCCGGTCGATGAGGATTTCCTTGGTGGTTTTGACCCGATACGCCGCGCCATCGCTGGCGAATACCGTAAGCATGTAGCGGCTCGGTTTGTCAGCGGCTGGCAGGTCGAGGGTCGCGTTGCCTTTGCTGTCGGTGGTCAGTTCGGTGCTGGTCAGCTCCACCGGGAATTGCCCGAGGTATTGCAGCTCGTTGTCGACCATCGACAGTTGCTGGGCGCGCAGGCTCAAGGTCAGTTTGGCATTGGCCACCGGTTTGCCGTCCGGGTACAGCAGCACCAGGCTGCCCTTCACCGGTTCGCCGGTGCGGTAATCCTGCTTGGCCAGATTCAGCGAGATCTCGAAGTGCGGCTTGATGTATTCCGCCACACGGAACGCGCTGCTGTAGGCCTGATCCTTGTAGTTGAAACGCAGCTCGTAACCACCGGCCACCGCGTTGTCCGGCAACTGGAAACGGCCTTGGGTGCCGGCCTTCGAATCGAGTTTCAGATCGAGACTCTGCAACTCGGTACCGGTCGCATCAAGCACGCTGACATTGACGTCCGCCGCCCCCGGCAATACCGAATCACGCGCATTCTTGAATTCGCGACCGACGATTTTCAGCGACACCCAATCACCCGGGCGATACAGCGGCCGGTCGGTGAAGGCGTAGAGTTTGGTGTCGTAGATTTCGCTGTCGTAATAGAAGTTTTCCGAGACGAATACGCCGCCCTCTTCGTCTTCGCCAATGACGAACGAACGCTCGGGGCTGACGTGTTTCAGGCGCAGCAAACCATCGGTGTCGGTGGCGCCGCTGCTCATCACGCCGAGGCCGTCGGTCCACAGCACATTGACCTTCGGCACCGAGCTGCCTTCATGTTTGCGCGCGGCCCACACTAGCAATTCATCACCGGCAATCTTGCTCACCGCGACGGTGTTGGAAACGAAGACCATGGTGGTCGCGCGGTACTTGCCGATCAGCGCTTCGACCAGATACAGACCCGGTTTCAGGTTGCCCAACGGTATGTAGACGTTGCCCGGCGCGACACTGACGAACTCGCTGGAAGAGCCGGCCAGATTCACGCCTTCCGGCGGCTGGATCGGCTTGGCCTGCCACAGCGGATAGCGGAACTGGCTGACCACCGGCAGGCCCGGAATCAAGGCGAACTGCGGCTGCGCGTCATACGGCGTCGGCGCAGCGATGGCGTTGCCCATCTTCAGTTCCGGCACCTCTTCGGTGACTTGCTGACGCGACTCGTAGGAGAACGCACGCTGCATCACCCGACGGGATTTGCGGTACCAGTTGTCCCACAGGTACGCGAGGGTGTTCGACAGGCCTTCGCCCTTGAACTGGCCGTCGCTGACCACACGGTGCAGGTTCTTCTGGCGCTTGAGGAAGTCCAGCGGCTTGTCGATCTTGTACACGCGGATGTCGGCGCCGCCGTACGGCTCCATGCGGAAGCGACGGTAGTCACGGCCCGGCGCTTCGAGGCGCACAACCGCCTGTTCGTCGCTGGCGAAACTGCTGTCAGCCAGCAGGAAGAAGCTTTCACCGGAGACCGGCGTGTAGCCGCTTGGCTCCACGGTGTCTTCGGCATTCACGGCCGAAAACGGCAGGGCTAGCAACAACAGAAAAGGCAGTAAACGCAGCATGCGGGCACCGGTCATTGGGAGAGAAAGTTCAGTCGATAGACGCCGATGAAGTTGGGGTTGGCTGCGTCGGGTATCCATCGGGTGTCCTTCCATGTCATGAGTTGCTGCAGGCTTGCCGAACGCATGCCGTTGTCGGTTGGGGTGGTCGTGCCGGTGTGATAGGCGATGTAGCGGCCCATCCAGATCATCAGGTGCTGGTCATCACCCTGATCGAAAAACATCAGATCGCCGGGCCGTGCCTGGGACACGTCGCGGCCGATCAGATGGCTGTTGAACTGAATCAGTTTGATCGCGTTGACGTAGGGCCCGACCTTGCCGCCGCCCTGTTGCCATTGCTGGGCGAACTTGCGTTGCTCGTCGCTCAACGCCAGCTCCGGCGGCAGGTAGCGATTGGACACGCCATTGCTGCGCAGCCATTTGTCGTCGTGGACTTTCAGCGCTTCGTTGGCGGCAAACCGCACCAGTCCGGCGCAGTCCTGCTGATACCAGCGCGGGCTCGGGCCTTTGCTCAACTGCTCCTGAGCGATGCGCACGAACCAGGCGCGAAAGACCTGGGACTGCTGCGGATCGAGGGCCGGAGCCTCAACGGCTCGGGCACCGGCGCTGAGCAACAGCGCCAGCAAGCCGAGGCTGCGGATCAATGCCGTCACAGCGCTTTCCACTCCAGCGGCAGCCATTGCCAGTGACCGTCGGGCTCACTGCCTTCAGGCAACGTCAGGGCGTATTTGCCCATGCCGCCGAGGGTGCGCAGTTTCGGGATCAGGTAGGTTTGCGCAGCGTTGTAGAACACCGGCTCCATGTCCTGGGGCAGGCTGTCGAGGGTTTCCTGCTGCATCAGTTGCGCCATCGAATCCGGGCCGAAGTAGATCGGCATCAGCACGTCTTTGGGCAGCACATCGGCCATCGGCGGGAAGCGCTTGTCGAGGGTGCCGAGGGCCTTGTCGACCAGTTTGTCATCGAGGGAAAACAGCAGCGTCGAACCGTGGCGCGCCAGGCTGACTTTCATGAAAGCCTTGCCGGTGATCGCGTCCGGGTTCTCGGCATCCTTGGCCGCATACGGGCCGAAGTTGGAGCTGACCTGACGCTGCCAGAGATGGCTCTGGCCTTCCTGTTTTTCCACCACCGGGAACGCGTGCTCATCGACGTTGCCTTCATAGGCACCGACCATCGAATCGAACAACGTGCCGATATCGCCGTCGAGTTTGCCGCTGTCCTCGTCTTTCAGACTGGCCACCAGCAACGGCGTGTACAGTCGCGAGTCGGCGTACCAGCACAGGCCCGCCGCGCCGGCCACGTGCTCGGTGAGTGTCTGCGCCACCGCTTCTTCGGCGCCGAGTTTCACCAGCAACGGTTTCTGTGGTTCGGCGGCCACCGGCAGGGTCACACAGGCACTGGCGCCCAGCGGCATGGCTTGCCAGACCGGTTTGAAATCGAAGTCCGGCTGATTTTCCAGTTCGTCCATGGCGAGGAAGCTGTGCCAGCCCTTGTCGTCCATGTCGAAGCGCAGCCCGGCGAAGTTCGGGATGAAGCGCTGGTAACCCATGGCGAGGACGCTGGAATTGACCGACAGACGCTGCTTGGTTTCAGGTGTTTTAGCTGGCAGCCCGAACGCTTCGGGGAACAGTTTTTCGCCGTTGAGCAGCGCGGCCAAGGCTTGCGGCGAGACATGGCCGGACTCTTCGGAAGCGCCACTTTCCGGGTCGTAGAATTTGGTCGGGTTGGACAACACCACCAATTTGTCGCCACGGGAGGCGAACAACAGGGATTTGCTGGCGTTGTAGGTCAACTGATACAGCGGCACTTCATCGCCACCGACTTTCAGGGTGCTGAAGACGCTCAGTTGCGAGTCATCCAGCGCGACTTTCGCCAGCGGTTCCAGCAGCTTGGCCAAGCCGCCGCGATCCATCACCAGCAAGAAATCCTTAAGCCGACCATCAGCGCCGCGCCACAGCGCCACGTCTGCCGGTTGATCGAAGAGTTGCTCGATCAAACTGTCTTGCAACTTCAGGTCATGTTCGTAAACGATCCGCCGCAGACTGCCGATCAGCCCGAGACGGTCGGCGTGAGTCTCGTAATAGAAGACGAAATCCTCGGTGAGCGTGGCCTTGAGGAACGGCACCGTCAGCAGGTCCTTGGGCAACTGGCTCAGGGAACGGGTTTCCAGCAGCGCGTCCGGGCGGCTCAAACCGAGCTTGTCGCTGGCCAGCGCGGCCGCCGGCAGCTTGGGCTTGTGCATCAGCCAGCCGAGCCCGCCCGCCACGCCGGCCACCAGGCACAGCCCGGCCACCAACAACGGCCAGCGCCGGGAAGGTTTGGCGGCCGGTGCATCGGTAACCGGGGTCTCAGTGTTTTCGCTCATCTTCTCGCTCATGTTCCCAAAGCTCGGCAGTTCATCCGTGGTGCGGGATGCTTAATAGTTGAAAGTCTTGACCAGCAGCAGATCACCGATGGCCCGCAGGGGCACGATGAATGTTTCGCGTTTTTCGTCGACGGTGTTTTCGTTGAGCACCAGCGTGATCTGCGAGGTGATGACCTCGTTCTGATTGCTGGCCTCCTCGAAGTTATAGCCGCCGTCGCCGAAGTTGCCCCAATAGTTGACGTAAACCAGATAGGTGCCATGCAGCGGCGCGGTCATGGTGAACATTTCCGGGCCGGGGCCATCGACGCCGTCCGGGTCCAGACCGCCGCCGTTGGTCAACGCCGTGTGGGCGAAAAACGCATGCTGGCCGTCAGGGGTAATGATGTGCAGGTCGAGTTCGGCCTTGGGATCGTCCCAGCCGAGCACCACGCGAATCCGCGCCGGTGTGCGCAGGTTGTTCGCCTCGTAGAATTGCACGCGCTTGAGCGACTGACCTTCGGCGCTGCGCACTTCGACGCTGTTGGAGCCTGCGCCGAATGCATAAGGCCGGGCGAAACGCCCATCGTCGTCGGTGTACAGGTTCAGCGGATTGCCATTGACCGCCAGGGTGTGCGGCCCGCGCTGGTTACCGATGGCTTTGAGCTGGCCCTGGATCATCGTGCGATTACGCTGGATGCCGCGATCGATCGGCGGCGTGGGATAGGCGACTTGCGGGTTTTCACTGCGATCGAGCAAACCGTTATAGCGCCAGCCGCCCACCGGTTCCGACATCTCCGCGCTCGGCGCCGCCAGCAGCGCGGGCGCGCAGGCCAAGCCGATCAGCAGCAAAAGAAATGAACGCATGTGATGCCTCCTGCCATGCCTGAACGAAACCTTGCACCCGATCCTCGGTACTTCACAGCGGTGAAAACTGCGTTTCGTCTGAAAGACCCGTGACTGTCGGGTCGTAGAAGGCGCGAAGGTTAGCGATTCGGCAGTTTTTTAACAATCGGATACATCTTGAAATGCGGTGGGAATCACGCACCCGGGTGGACGATGAGCCGAATAGGCGTCATATTCGGCTCACAAAATGAGCCGAATAGCATTTCTATTCGGCTCACGCACTCAGGAACAGCATTTCATGGCAACTCACTGGATCTGGCAGCAACCCGATTGGCCCGACTTCAATTGGCAGGCAGAGCGTCTCACTGCGCTGTTGCGCGAATGCGTTCAGGCGCAGGGACAATTGATGGGCATGGCGGGATCAGTGGGCAATTCACTGAGCGCTCAGACTGAGCTGGACGCGTTGCTGCAGAACATCGTGACCTCCTCGGCCATCGAAGGGGAACAGTTGAATGTTGAATCCGTGCGCTCCTCATTGGCACGACGCCTGGGGCTGGAATCGCCTGATGGCGACAACGTCAGTAAGCGCAGTGAGGGGCTGGCACAGCTGATGCTCGATGCCACTCAACGTTTTGCCGAACCGCTGACGCTAAAACGATTGCTGGAATGGCATTCGTGGCTGTTTCCAGATCAAGAGAGTGGTTTCCTTTCGCGAGCAATCAATGTCGGCGCATTACGCGGCGATGAGCCTATGCAGGTGGTTTCCGGACGAATCGACCGTCCGACCGTGCACTTCGAGGCGCCACCGCGACAAGGCCTTGAGCGACAACTCGACAGTTTTCTCAAGTGGTTCGACGCCAGTCAGCATCAGGCAGGCCTCGATCCTTTACTGCGAGCCGGTATCGCACATTTCTGGTTCGTCACCTTGCACCCGTTCGATGACGGCAATGGGCGCCTGACTCGCACCCTTACCGATCTGGCACTGGCTCAGGGCGAAGCGCAGGCGATTCGTTTTTATGCGATGTCGGCCAGTATTCTCGACGATCGTGCGGGCTATTACCGGATTCTCGAATCGAGCCAGAAAGCCACGCTGGACATCACCGAATGGCTCGTATGGTTCCTGCAAACCCTGCTGCGCAGTCTGCAACAGGCCATCGCGCGGATTGAAAGTGTGTTGGGAAAATCACGCTTCTGGCAGGCGCACCGTGAATCCGGGCTGTCGGCGGAGCAGATCAAAGTGCTCAATCGTCTGCTCGATGGTGGTGAACGCGGTTTCGAGCACGGCATCAGTGCGGCGCAATACCAGAGTGTGGCCAAGGTCTCCAAAGCCACGGCCACCCGACATCTGGCGGAACTGCTGGAAAAGGGCTGCCTGCAACGTCTTCCGGGCGGGGGGCGGAGCACTCGGTATCAGATTCAATATCCGGGCGATTCGACCGACTGGCACCCTTGTCCGTCGGCCCGCTCATTTGCCCATAAACCCCCTATCTGCTAGTGTCGCGCCGGTTTAACGTCAACCGGAATTAGCCGCCATGGCCCGCAAAAAAGCTGCACTGGATTTCGAACAGTCCCTCGCCGACCTGCAAACGCTGGTCGAGCGTCTGGAGAACGGTGAATTGTCGCTGGAAGACTCGCTGACCGCTTTCGAGCAGGGCATCGGCCTGACCCGTGACTGCCAGGCAGCGCTGGCCCAGGCCGAGCAGAAGGTCCAGGTGTTGCTGGAACGCGATGGCGAGCTGGCCGAGGAACCCTTCGACGCGGATCAGCCAGAATGATCGCGGCGTATTCGGCGACCAGCCAGGCGCGGGTCAATGCGGCACTGGAAACCCTGTTCAACGCACCGCTGCCAGAGCTGGCGCGACTTTACGAAGCGATGCGCTACAGCGTGATGAACGGCGGCAAACGCGTGCGTCCGCTGCTAGCCTACGCCGCGTGCGAAGCCCTCGGCAGCAAGGCCGAGCAGGCCAACGGCGCGGCGTGTGCGGTGGAGCTGATCCACGCGTATTCGCTGGTACACGACGATTTGCCGGCGATGGACGATGACGATCTGCGTCGCGGCCAGCCGACCACCCACAAGAAATTCGACGAAGCTTGCGCGATCCTTGCAGGTGACGGCTTGCAGAGCCTGGCCTTCAGCGCCCTGCTTGATCCTCGCCTGAGCGATCTGAGCGCGGACATTCGCCTACAACAGGTCACGGCGCTGGCGCACGCGGCGGGCCCGGCCGGCATGGTCGGCGGCCAGG
The sequence above is a segment of the Pseudomonas sp. HS6 genome. Coding sequences within it:
- the ispA gene encoding (2E,6E)-farnesyl diphosphate synthase; translated protein: MIAAYSATSQARVNAALETLFNAPLPELARLYEAMRYSVMNGGKRVRPLLAYAACEALGSKAEQANGAACAVELIHAYSLVHDDLPAMDDDDLRRGQPTTHKKFDEACAILAGDGLQSLAFSALLDPRLSDLSADIRLQQVTALAHAAGPAGMVGGQAIDLGSVGLKLDQKALEQMHRHKTGALIEVSVKLGALASGRAEKDELKALQSYAQAIGLAFQVQDDILDVESDTETLGKRQGADIARDKPTYPALLGLDAAKAYALELRDQALHALRPFDAAAEPLRDLARYIVDRRN
- a CDS encoding YfaP family protein encodes the protein MRSFLLLLIGLACAPALLAAPSAEMSEPVGGWRYNGLLDRSENPQVAYPTPPIDRGIQRNRTMIQGQLKAIGNQRGPHTLAVNGNPLNLYTDDDGRFARPYAFGAGSNSVEVRSAEGQSLKRVQFYEANNLRTPARIRVVLGWDDPKAELDLHIITPDGQHAFFAHTALTNGGGLDPDGVDGPGPEMFTMTAPLHGTYLVYVNYWGNFGDGGYNFEEASNQNEVITSQITLVLNENTVDEKRETFIVPLRAIGDLLLVKTFNY
- a CDS encoding Fic family protein, giving the protein MATHWIWQQPDWPDFNWQAERLTALLRECVQAQGQLMGMAGSVGNSLSAQTELDALLQNIVTSSAIEGEQLNVESVRSSLARRLGLESPDGDNVSKRSEGLAQLMLDATQRFAEPLTLKRLLEWHSWLFPDQESGFLSRAINVGALRGDEPMQVVSGRIDRPTVHFEAPPRQGLERQLDSFLKWFDASQHQAGLDPLLRAGIAHFWFVTLHPFDDGNGRLTRTLTDLALAQGEAQAIRFYAMSASILDDRAGYYRILESSQKATLDITEWLVWFLQTLLRSLQQAIARIESVLGKSRFWQAHRESGLSAEQIKVLNRLLDGGERGFEHGISAAQYQSVAKVSKATATRHLAELLEKGCLQRLPGGGRSTRYQIQYPGDSTDWHPCPSARSFAHKPPIC
- a CDS encoding exodeoxyribonuclease VII small subunit; the encoded protein is MARKKAALDFEQSLADLQTLVERLENGELSLEDSLTAFEQGIGLTRDCQAALAQAEQKVQVLLERDGELAEEPFDADQPE
- a CDS encoding DUF2138 domain-containing protein — encoded protein: MSENTETPVTDAPAAKPSRRWPLLVAGLCLVAGVAGGLGWLMHKPKLPAAALASDKLGLSRPDALLETRSLSQLPKDLLTVPFLKATLTEDFVFYYETHADRLGLIGSLRRIVYEHDLKLQDSLIEQLFDQPADVALWRGADGRLKDFLLVMDRGGLAKLLEPLAKVALDDSQLSVFSTLKVGGDEVPLYQLTYNASKSLLFASRGDKLVVLSNPTKFYDPESGASEESGHVSPQALAALLNGEKLFPEAFGLPAKTPETKQRLSVNSSVLAMGYQRFIPNFAGLRFDMDDKGWHSFLAMDELENQPDFDFKPVWQAMPLGASACVTLPVAAEPQKPLLVKLGAEEAVAQTLTEHVAGAAGLCWYADSRLYTPLLVASLKDEDSGKLDGDIGTLFDSMVGAYEGNVDEHAFPVVEKQEGQSHLWQRQVSSNFGPYAAKDAENPDAITGKAFMKVSLARHGSTLLFSLDDKLVDKALGTLDKRFPPMADVLPKDVLMPIYFGPDSMAQLMQQETLDSLPQDMEPVFYNAAQTYLIPKLRTLGGMGKYALTLPEGSEPDGHWQWLPLEWKAL
- a CDS encoding DUF1175 domain-containing protein, which codes for MAAAGVESAVTALIRSLGLLALLLSAGARAVEAPALDPQQSQVFRAWFVRIAQEQLSKGPSPRWYQQDCAGLVRFAANEALKVHDDKWLRSNGVSNRYLPPELALSDEQRKFAQQWQQGGGKVGPYVNAIKLIQFNSHLIGRDVSQARPGDLMFFDQGDDQHLMIWMGRYIAYHTGTTTPTDNGMRSASLQQLMTWKDTRWIPDAANPNFIGVYRLNFLSQ